The sequence GCAGCTGACTTTATGCGAAGGATGGTATTTATGATGTTGCTGTAGGAGAGGAAGACAGTGATGACACTGGACCCCACAACACAGCCACAGGAAATGGTCAATGCTATCTCAGTGGTGGTGGTGTCTGAGGTGGAGAGGGCTAGTAAAGGTGGGaagtcacagaaaaagtgattgaTGATATTGGACTTGCAGAATGACAATCGAGTTGTGCAATAGGTAAAGATGGTGATATCTATAAAACCTGCGGTGTAGGCAGTGGCCACGAGCTGGATGCACACTCTCCTGGACATGGTAACAGTATACAGAAGTGGATTACAAATGGCTACATAACGGTCATACGCCATGACAGACAACATGAAACACTCCACAGCTGCAAAGGCACCAAAAAAGGACATCTGCACCACGCAGAAGTTATATGCAATCTTCTTTTGCTGTGATAAGAAATCAGCCAGCATCTTaggggagacagaagaggagtAGCAGacatcacagaaagacaaattgcTTAGGAAATAATACATGGGAGTGTGGAGTCGGGGGTCCATGCTGATCAGCAGCATCATCCCCAGGTTGGCAATCACAGTGATGCCATAAACCAGCAGgaaaagcacaaagagtcccTGCTGCACATCCTGCCTACCAGAGAGACCTAAGAGTATGAAGTCTGTAAACACAGTGCAGTTCTCAATGGCCATCACTCAGGTCAGGAAATCCCTATTTGTGGAGGAAGGAAATGCAAGTGAAGGGCAAAATCATCTGAGTGTCTTAGCAGTTACACTACTGGTTCTTTCTATTTGTCAGCCATTGGATACAGAGCTCAACAATGCACATTCTCTTTAAGTAAACTGACTCTCTGCAATAGTTCCAATTTAATGTGATttgataaaatgataataatacagCTTATATAGAATAGGTAGCTCACtttgatacaaaataaataattttcataccTAACTAGGTAGTATTTTTATCTTGCAGATTAAGAAATTGATGTCCTCAGAGTACACCATGTTGTTCTTAGAATGATTTGATTCAGGTAAACCACATCTAATTACAAGGTTGTTTCTGTTCTTGATGTAGTGTGTCAttatattctgtaataaaaaagcaTAGTGAAGTGAGAGATGCAGataacaaatatatttcttgATTCTTCCCTCTTTACCCAGTATTGTAAAGCATGCAGATCACCGGCCTGTTTCTTGATGTATTTTGTCCCCACTTCCCCACTATCCCCTTGTCCTATCCAGCCCCACTCAACAGGGGATAAAGACAGTCTGTGGTCCAGGACTCCCAGAACAGCGGGGTTGGCTAGAGAAGAAGTTGGAGGGGTCACCATGGATGATAGATTAGAGTGCGCACACTGGAACGTGTAGGGCTTACCATGCACCCTCAGACAGAACTGCTTGGGGTGTGCAGTTCTGCAAGGTGTGTTGGGACTCCATAATAGGCATTCTGGTAGCACAGGTGACCCAGAGGCAAGTGTGGATTAGTGTGTGAGACCCTCTACTCTAATCTGCTAGAAGCCACTTAATCTACTTACCAAAAGATCAAATGTGCAAGATACAAGGTAATGTTCTCATGTGTCCACAGTCCCATAACCTGAGAATGATCTCCATGTGAATTGGGCTTCATTCAGTTCCTTAGAAATTGTAAAATGGCTCAAGTGTGTTCTTGATTCCCTTCCTCTTGAGAATTCCTGAAATGTGCAATCCTTTGGTTAAAAAGACTTGGTATTTCAAAGGCCAATTAAATTCTATGTTCTGCTGTTATATTTTACACAAACTAAGCATaccatatataatataatacgTGACCTCTTTTATTCTGTGAGaatatgagaaaatgagaaatgtagaaaGGACAAAGAATTACATCTGAAAAATGATGTGGTCATCCTTATGCAGGTTTCTAAAAAACACCTTGTCTGAACTTGTCCAAATTTCTGTGCTTGTagagatatattttttcaaaaaacttcacttcaaatgaaaaatacttataaaatatgtaaaagtataagtaagagtaaaaacaaaaaaatgtccaaTCACCTTCATAAATAGTACtcacattttattcttccttgccatttatgaatgtctttaaaataatgagattgaTAAAAGTAAGGAAAAGTTTGTATAATATTTCTTACCCTTCATTAGTTCTATCACATGCTGCAAGATAAATACagataaaaagctaaagaaatctaaaatagaaatgagaaaatcaCAGTTAAGACCTGTACCTGTTCCAGATCACGGATTTTTTTGTTGCCTGCATTCTGTCTGCCAGAGGGTTGAGCACTCCCCCCTCAGTGACCTGGCTTATATCACCCTGCTTTGCCTGGACCTGGGTGCTGGTCTCTCAGGAACAAGTGACAagtgtaataaaatgttttatcatcTGTTATTCCCTACAGGCTCGATAATTGAGAAAGAAACAAgggcctttttaaaatgttgcttttgtGCCTCCCTACCATTTTGGCTAATATTGTATTTACTTACCAAAGTACAATTACTACACTGAGAGTTCTTTAATTCCAGTTcacaaatattataaatgtatgttgtttCCATCTCATAATTGACAAAAACAACCACTCAAAttacacacaaagacacatgTATACACCctcacattaaacatttttacaaaataaagatttttgtaAATACAGAGAAAACTGACTATAACCATAGTGCTTAGGGAAAACTAGATTTTGGTGTCTATTATaagatttttaatatacaaacaaaaattccATCACAATAAATATAGCTTATATGCAATATTTATTCTGAATAATGTCAATGCAGCCTTtcttatattaatttattcattcttcttttgCTAGTATCCTATAGGTTTCTAGAGAATCTTTATACTATCAAATTTTTTATAAGCATAATTATACATTCATAATTTATCACAGCTatgttcttctttaaaataaactctAAGAAATGATCTTTAAGGGAATATAAATTTGACTGTAAAAGTCAGTTTTGGCTTTTTTACCAAAGTgagatgttttatgttttttaataatcACCATATATTATCATATATGTTATGATATATACATCCTGAGTTGTTTCtaataaactcattttaaaatacagaaatggaaacctAGAGGTAAGAAGTAAACTGGAGTCTTTCAGAGATTTTCACTAAATTCATAAAAGTTGCTCAAAATGGGTGTTTTTTGAGTGTTTcgaaaaattcacctgtgaagctatctggtccaggacttttttttgttggaagttttttagttactgcttcaatttccctaGTTTTtattctgtctattcagattctctgattcttcctgattcagtgttggaagattgtgtgtttgtaggaatttgtctatttcctCATGATTGTtcaatttcttagcatatagttgtttgtacaATTTTCTTACAACCATCTGTATTTTTTGGTATGGGGAAGAGGGAtgtctcatgcactgttggtgagcttgcagattggtgcagccacgtagaaagcagtatggacttaactaaaaaaaataaaaatgaaacttcttcatgatgaaaaaattccatttctgggagttTATGCTTGGTAATGGCACCAAAGAAAATGAGGTTCACTAATATCCTTGTTCCTGAAAATAATATTAGATGTGGCAACCctatgaaagtcctagaggagaacataggcaggaaaatctcagatattccaagcagcagtattttcacctaTATctgccctagagcaagggacataaaggaaggaataaacaaatgagacctcaacaaataaaaacttctgcacagctaaaggaagcagcaaaatgaaaagggaacctaccACATagtaaaatgtatttgcaaatgataccttggacaaaggtttgatctcaaaatatataaagaagtgaCAAGACGCCACTCCAGGAAGcaaaacaagccaattaaaaaatgggcaaaagatgtgaATGGAGAATTCTCCAGAGGCCATAAGGAGGGCACAAAGGAACATGAAAGGAtgctagccattagagagatgcgaattaaaactacaatgagataccactccacacccaTCAAAATAGCCAACATaaccaatcaacaaacaacaagtgttggtgagctTGTGATGAAAAGCAGACCccagtgcactgtttgtgggaatgcacactgctttagccactctggaaaacattaGGGATTTCTTcaggaaactgaaaatggaactgccttttgacccagcaattctatgcTGGGGTTATGCACTTAggattctgaaacaccaattaaaaggAACcgatgcaccctaatgttcatagcagcacaatttacaatagccaagtgctggaagcaacctaagtgcctatcagtaaatgagaggatcaaaaaattatggtaaaattacacaatagaatactactcaacagaaagaaagaaggagctgctactcttcacaacagcatggatggatctggagagcattatgccaagtgaaataagccaagtgttgaaagacaaataccgtaagATCGCACCCACAAGTGGAACTTAATCAcccaaaaaacaagcaaagaaaatataaccagaggcattgaaataaagaaaaaaaaactgtcagtaaccagaggggagaggggagggtaaTAATGGAATGAAAAAGGGGAGCGGTCATCAATGAACatacataaaggacacatggacaaagtcaaagggtgGTAGGATGGAGAATGGGAAGAGAGGATTGGTGATGTGGGTGGCAatagagggggaaaatggagacaattgtagctgaacatcaataaaaaaagaaagtactcaTATTTTGAATAAGACATATTTGCTTAAAAATGCAGTAATCATTTATACACAAAGTGACATATTATCACAGAAATATTCCTTAAAAGTTGTTCAATTATTTTCCAAGAATTTACTGGGCTTTATTGTAGACAAGGCAACACTGGAACCAAACCTtttacaacaataaatttttgaagtttcttaGAATCTAATGGCACAAACATAGATTTGCTTTTTGGATAACCTTTTTGATATGTAATATACATGATATTTCTTAAATGATAAGAATATAGCtagataaatttaaaacaaatacccTTGTAAGTAAGACCAAAACAACAAATAGAACATTACCAGAATCACCAAAGCCTTCTTTCTACTTGAGggtatcctttttaaaaatattttattgatttgtttttagagaaaggggatgggagggagaaaagagggggagaaacattttGTGGGAGGG is a genomic window of Phyllostomus discolor isolate MPI-MPIP mPhyDis1 chromosome 6, mPhyDis1.pri.v3, whole genome shotgun sequence containing:
- the LOC114499057 gene encoding olfactory receptor 1052-like; translation: MAIENCTVFTDFILLGLSGRQDVQQGLFVLFLLVYGITVIANLGMMLLISMDPRLHTPMYYFLSNLSFCDVCYSSSVSPKMLADFLSQQKKIAYNFCVVQMSFFGAFAAVECFMLSVMAYDRYVAICNPLLYTVTMSRRVCIQLVATAYTAGFIDITIFTYCTTRLSFCKSNIINHFFCDFPPLLALSTSDTTTTEIALTISCGCVVGSSVITVFLSYSNIINTILRIKSAAGRRKAFSTCASHFTTVAIFYGTLFFMYFRPSSSYSMDTDKVASVFYTVVIPMLNPLIYSLRNKDVKGALKKAVGTK